Proteins found in one Sardina pilchardus chromosome 11, fSarPil1.1, whole genome shotgun sequence genomic segment:
- the LOC134095618 gene encoding ATP-sensitive inward rectifier potassium channel 11-like translates to MLSRQAVIGDDFVLTRLAEDVYQTRFEAKQRKARFVGKNGSCNVAHTNIREQGRFLLDVFTTLVDLKWLHTLLIFTMSFLCSWLLFGMIWWLIAFAHGDLDQKGDDFIPCVTSINSFASAFLFSIEVQVTIGFGGRMITEECISAIAVLIIQNIVGLVINAIMLGCIFMKTAQANRRAETLIFSKHAVIALRNNKLCFMVRVGDLRKSMIISATVKMQVVKKNTTPEGEVVPLNQIDIELDNCANGIFLVSPLIITHVIDKNSPLYDLTESDLLEMDLEIVVLLEGVVETTGITTQARTSYLSDEIFWGHRFVSIVSEEEGVYAVDYSKFGNTLKVHTPSCSARTLDEGGVSLRLKRGETHRGTIRRRPPGVAQETMN, encoded by the coding sequence ATGTTGTCAAGACAGGCTGTTATTGGGGACGATTTTGTCTTGACTCGATTGGCAGAGGACGTCTATCAGACAAGGTTTGAAGCGAAGCAAAGGAAAGCGAGGTTTGTTGGCAAGAATGGGTCTTGCAATGTTGCTCACACGAATATAAGAGAACAAGGACGCTTTTTGCTGGACGTCTTTACTACTTTAGTCGACCTAAAATGGTTGCATACTCTTTTGATATTTACCATGTCATTTCTGTGCAGTTGGTTACTGTTTGGTATGATTTGGTGGCTAATTGCTTTTGCACATGGAGACCTGGACCAGAAAGGAGACGATTTTATTCCGTGCGTCACGAGCATTAATTCCTTTGCCTCTGCTTTTCTCTTCTCAATAGAAGTGCAAGTTACTATTGGTTTTGGCGGACGCATGATTACCGAGGAGTGCATCTCTGCCATTGCAGTGCTAATTATCCAGAATATAGTGGGTTTGGTCATTAATGCAATTATGCTGGGCTGTATTTTCATGAAGACAGCTCAAGCCAACAGGCGAGCTGAGACGCTCATTTTCAGCAAGCATGCGGTCATAGCACTCCGGAATAATAAACTGTGCTTCATGGTTCGCGTTGGAGACCTGCGAAAAAGCATGATTATAAGTGCAACTGTCAAGATGCAAGTCGTAAAAAAGAACACAACACCAGAGGGAGAAGTAGTTCCTCTCAATCAAATAGACATTGAGTTAGATAACTGTGCAAATGGCATCTTCCTTGTTTCCCCTCTTATAATCACTCATGTAATTGACAAAAACAGTCCTCTGTATGATTTGACAGAATCCGACCTGTTAGAAATGGACTTGGAGATTGTTGTGCTTTTAGAGGGTGTGGTTGAAACCACTGGTATCACAACACAAGCAAGAACGTCTTATCTGTCAGATGAGATTTTCTGGGGACACAGATTCGTCTCCATTGTGAGCGAAGAGGAGGGAGTCTATGCCGTGGACTACTCCAAATTTGGCAACACCTTGAAGGTGCATACGCCGAGTTGCAGTGCCAGGACATTAGACGAAGGTGGAGTTTCCCTCCGTCTCAAAAGGGGGGAGACACATCGGGGTACTATCAGACGTCGACCTCCAGGTGTTGCCCAAGAGACTATGAACTGA
- the LOC134095619 gene encoding MOB kinase activator 2-like isoform X4 — MRLKRNGSYTLNRKSKGKPNGKKPPTEEKKQYLEVEYTKVRVVDFDLKELVVLPREIDLNEWLASNTTTFFNLINLQYSTISEFCTGDTCQAMTACNTVYYWYDEKGKKTKCTAPQYVDFVMSLVQKLVTDEDIFPTKYGKEFPNAFETLIKKICRYLFHVIAHIYWSHYRETVAMDLHGHLNTLYTHFIVFIREFNLVDPKETSIMDDLSEVLCTPLPPPAQNHVTER, encoded by the exons ATGAGGCTGAAGAGGAACGGCTCCTATACATTAAATAG GAAGTCCAAAGGAAAGCCCAATGGAAAGAAGCCGCCCACCGAGGAGAAGAAGCAGTACCTGGAGGTGGAGTACACCAAAGTACGGGTCGTCGACTTCGACCTCAAGGAGCTGGTCGTGTTGCCGAGGGAGATCGATCTCAATGAGTGGCTAGCCAGCAACA CCACAACTTTCTTCAATCTCATTAACCTCCAGTACAGCACAATCTCAGAGTTCTGCACTGGGGACACCTGTCAAGCCATGACGGCCTGCAATAC gGTATACTACTGGTATGATGAGAAGGGGAAGAAGACCAAATGCACAGCGCCGCAGTATGTAGACTTTGTCATGAGCCTAGTACAAAAACTGGTCACAGATGAAGACATCTTCCCAACAAAATATG GTAAAGAGTTCCCCAATGCCTTTGAGACGCTGATCAAGAAGATCTGCCGGTATCTCTTCCACGTGATTGCTCACATCTACTGGTCCCACTACAGGGAGACGGTGGCCATGGACCTGCACGGACACTTGAACACTCTTTACACACATTTCATCGTATTTATAAGGGAATTCAACCTGGTGGACCCCAAGGAGACCTCCATCATGGACGACTTGTCCGAGGTGCTCTGCACGCCGCTCCCCCCCCCTGCACAGAACCACGTCACCGAGAGATGA
- the LOC134095619 gene encoding MOB kinase activator 2-like isoform X2 yields the protein MAEDSSRDPTGEPSGLDFSRSLLKTFFHRKSKGKPNGKKPPTEEKKQYLEVEYTKVRVVDFDLKELVVLPREIDLNEWLASNTTTFFNLINLQYSTISEFCTGDTCQAMTACNTVYYWYDEKGKKTKCTAPQYVDFVMSLVQKLVTDEDIFPTKYGKEFPNAFETLIKKICRYLFHVIAHIYWSHYRETVAMDLHGHLNTLYTHFIVFIREFNLVDPKETSIMDDLSEVLCTPLPPPAQNHVTER from the exons ATGGCAGAGGACAGTAGCAGGGACCCCACGGGTGAGCCCAGTGGCCTCGACTTTTCACGCAGCCTTCTCAAGACCTTCTTCCACAG GAAGTCCAAAGGAAAGCCCAATGGAAAGAAGCCGCCCACCGAGGAGAAGAAGCAGTACCTGGAGGTGGAGTACACCAAAGTACGGGTCGTCGACTTCGACCTCAAGGAGCTGGTCGTGTTGCCGAGGGAGATCGATCTCAATGAGTGGCTAGCCAGCAACA CCACAACTTTCTTCAATCTCATTAACCTCCAGTACAGCACAATCTCAGAGTTCTGCACTGGGGACACCTGTCAAGCCATGACGGCCTGCAATAC gGTATACTACTGGTATGATGAGAAGGGGAAGAAGACCAAATGCACAGCGCCGCAGTATGTAGACTTTGTCATGAGCCTAGTACAAAAACTGGTCACAGATGAAGACATCTTCCCAACAAAATATG GTAAAGAGTTCCCCAATGCCTTTGAGACGCTGATCAAGAAGATCTGCCGGTATCTCTTCCACGTGATTGCTCACATCTACTGGTCCCACTACAGGGAGACGGTGGCCATGGACCTGCACGGACACTTGAACACTCTTTACACACATTTCATCGTATTTATAAGGGAATTCAACCTGGTGGACCCCAAGGAGACCTCCATCATGGACGACTTGTCCGAGGTGCTCTGCACGCCGCTCCCCCCCCCTGCACAGAACCACGTCACCGAGAGATGA
- the LOC134095619 gene encoding MOB kinase activator 2-like isoform X1, which produces MVGDQFTIPGDSSSLHSQRTSKSGLSCKMVLQAVGKVLRKSKGKPNGKKPPTEEKKQYLEVEYTKVRVVDFDLKELVVLPREIDLNEWLASNTTTFFNLINLQYSTISEFCTGDTCQAMTACNTVYYWYDEKGKKTKCTAPQYVDFVMSLVQKLVTDEDIFPTKYGKEFPNAFETLIKKICRYLFHVIAHIYWSHYRETVAMDLHGHLNTLYTHFIVFIREFNLVDPKETSIMDDLSEVLCTPLPPPAQNHVTER; this is translated from the exons ATGGTCGGAGATCAGTTCACCATCCCCGGAGACAGCTCGTCTCTCCATTCGCAACGGACCTCCAAAAGTGGATTAAGTTGTAAAATGGTCCTGCAGGCAGTTGGTAAAGTATTGAG GAAGTCCAAAGGAAAGCCCAATGGAAAGAAGCCGCCCACCGAGGAGAAGAAGCAGTACCTGGAGGTGGAGTACACCAAAGTACGGGTCGTCGACTTCGACCTCAAGGAGCTGGTCGTGTTGCCGAGGGAGATCGATCTCAATGAGTGGCTAGCCAGCAACA CCACAACTTTCTTCAATCTCATTAACCTCCAGTACAGCACAATCTCAGAGTTCTGCACTGGGGACACCTGTCAAGCCATGACGGCCTGCAATAC gGTATACTACTGGTATGATGAGAAGGGGAAGAAGACCAAATGCACAGCGCCGCAGTATGTAGACTTTGTCATGAGCCTAGTACAAAAACTGGTCACAGATGAAGACATCTTCCCAACAAAATATG GTAAAGAGTTCCCCAATGCCTTTGAGACGCTGATCAAGAAGATCTGCCGGTATCTCTTCCACGTGATTGCTCACATCTACTGGTCCCACTACAGGGAGACGGTGGCCATGGACCTGCACGGACACTTGAACACTCTTTACACACATTTCATCGTATTTATAAGGGAATTCAACCTGGTGGACCCCAAGGAGACCTCCATCATGGACGACTTGTCCGAGGTGCTCTGCACGCCGCTCCCCCCCCCTGCACAGAACCACGTCACCGAGAGATGA
- the LOC134095619 gene encoding MOB kinase activator 2-like isoform X5, which yields MDWLMGKSKGKPNGKKPPTEEKKQYLEVEYTKVRVVDFDLKELVVLPREIDLNEWLASNTTTFFNLINLQYSTISEFCTGDTCQAMTACNTVYYWYDEKGKKTKCTAPQYVDFVMSLVQKLVTDEDIFPTKYGKEFPNAFETLIKKICRYLFHVIAHIYWSHYRETVAMDLHGHLNTLYTHFIVFIREFNLVDPKETSIMDDLSEVLCTPLPPPAQNHVTER from the exons GAAGTCCAAAGGAAAGCCCAATGGAAAGAAGCCGCCCACCGAGGAGAAGAAGCAGTACCTGGAGGTGGAGTACACCAAAGTACGGGTCGTCGACTTCGACCTCAAGGAGCTGGTCGTGTTGCCGAGGGAGATCGATCTCAATGAGTGGCTAGCCAGCAACA CCACAACTTTCTTCAATCTCATTAACCTCCAGTACAGCACAATCTCAGAGTTCTGCACTGGGGACACCTGTCAAGCCATGACGGCCTGCAATAC gGTATACTACTGGTATGATGAGAAGGGGAAGAAGACCAAATGCACAGCGCCGCAGTATGTAGACTTTGTCATGAGCCTAGTACAAAAACTGGTCACAGATGAAGACATCTTCCCAACAAAATATG GTAAAGAGTTCCCCAATGCCTTTGAGACGCTGATCAAGAAGATCTGCCGGTATCTCTTCCACGTGATTGCTCACATCTACTGGTCCCACTACAGGGAGACGGTGGCCATGGACCTGCACGGACACTTGAACACTCTTTACACACATTTCATCGTATTTATAAGGGAATTCAACCTGGTGGACCCCAAGGAGACCTCCATCATGGACGACTTGTCCGAGGTGCTCTGCACGCCGCTCCCCCCCCCTGCACAGAACCACGTCACCGAGAGATGA
- the LOC134095619 gene encoding MOB kinase activator 2-like isoform X3, which produces MGVLICCDCFFYRKSKGKPNGKKPPTEEKKQYLEVEYTKVRVVDFDLKELVVLPREIDLNEWLASNTTTFFNLINLQYSTISEFCTGDTCQAMTACNTVYYWYDEKGKKTKCTAPQYVDFVMSLVQKLVTDEDIFPTKYGKEFPNAFETLIKKICRYLFHVIAHIYWSHYRETVAMDLHGHLNTLYTHFIVFIREFNLVDPKETSIMDDLSEVLCTPLPPPAQNHVTER; this is translated from the exons ATGGGGGTCTTGATCTGTTGTGACTGCTTCTTCTATAG GAAGTCCAAAGGAAAGCCCAATGGAAAGAAGCCGCCCACCGAGGAGAAGAAGCAGTACCTGGAGGTGGAGTACACCAAAGTACGGGTCGTCGACTTCGACCTCAAGGAGCTGGTCGTGTTGCCGAGGGAGATCGATCTCAATGAGTGGCTAGCCAGCAACA CCACAACTTTCTTCAATCTCATTAACCTCCAGTACAGCACAATCTCAGAGTTCTGCACTGGGGACACCTGTCAAGCCATGACGGCCTGCAATAC gGTATACTACTGGTATGATGAGAAGGGGAAGAAGACCAAATGCACAGCGCCGCAGTATGTAGACTTTGTCATGAGCCTAGTACAAAAACTGGTCACAGATGAAGACATCTTCCCAACAAAATATG GTAAAGAGTTCCCCAATGCCTTTGAGACGCTGATCAAGAAGATCTGCCGGTATCTCTTCCACGTGATTGCTCACATCTACTGGTCCCACTACAGGGAGACGGTGGCCATGGACCTGCACGGACACTTGAACACTCTTTACACACATTTCATCGTATTTATAAGGGAATTCAACCTGGTGGACCCCAAGGAGACCTCCATCATGGACGACTTGTCCGAGGTGCTCTGCACGCCGCTCCCCCCCCCTGCACAGAACCACGTCACCGAGAGATGA